One Pseudomonadota bacterium genomic region harbors:
- a CDS encoding DUF1772 domain-containing protein produces MPDDWIVYACLAAGICSGLVAGVFLSFSDFIMRSLVAARPASGIEAMQMINRKVVRTWFLVMLLGMAPASVALAGYAYFNLSAPTSLLIIAGAAIYLVFVVLVTMFYNVPMNNRLSHMDPFAEESVNYWKIYGAVWTRWNHARTLGSLASALCFLFASIALS; encoded by the coding sequence ATGCCTGATGATTGGATTGTATATGCGTGTCTCGCTGCTGGCATCTGCAGCGGGCTTGTTGCCGGGGTCTTCCTGTCCTTTTCGGACTTTATCATGAGATCGCTTGTCGCTGCCCGCCCTGCCAGTGGCATCGAGGCAATGCAGATGATCAACAGGAAGGTAGTTCGAACGTGGTTCTTGGTGATGCTGTTGGGCATGGCCCCAGCTTCGGTCGCGCTCGCAGGCTATGCATATTTTAACCTGAGCGCCCCGACATCACTTCTGATTATCGCAGGCGCGGCGATATACTTGGTTTTCGTTGTTCTCGTAACGATGTTCTACAACGTTCCCATGAACAACCGTCTGAGTCACATGGACCCGTTCGCCGAGGAGAGCGTTAACTATTGGAAAATATACGGCGCGGTGTGGACGCGGTGGAATCACGCCCGAACGCTCGGGTCTCTGGCGTCAGCGCTGTGCTTCCTCTTTGCCAGCATCGCGCTGTCATGA
- a CDS encoding TetR/AcrR family transcriptional regulator, with product MSSSNVETRGKILKAAWKLLEAEPGKSVRMSDIAKEAGISRQAVYLHFATRAELLVATARYLDEVNNVDEGLAASRTASTGVERLNAFIEAWGNYIPKIHGIAKAFLAMQDTDNAAAIAWNDRMQAVREGCEAAIKALKKDGTLTSDYSTNQATDILWTMLSVRNWEQLTGGCGWPQKRYVDTMKLLARRTLVAE from the coding sequence ATGTCAAGTTCAAATGTCGAAACCCGAGGAAAAATCTTGAAAGCCGCGTGGAAGCTGCTCGAAGCTGAACCCGGCAAAAGCGTTCGCATGAGTGATATTGCGAAGGAAGCAGGGATAAGCCGGCAGGCGGTGTACTTGCACTTTGCAACGCGTGCGGAGCTGCTCGTCGCGACCGCACGCTATCTGGATGAGGTCAACAACGTCGATGAGGGGCTCGCTGCAAGTCGAACCGCGTCAACGGGTGTGGAGCGATTGAATGCGTTTATCGAGGCGTGGGGAAACTACATTCCGAAGATTCATGGCATCGCCAAAGCGTTCCTTGCAATGCAAGACACTGATAATGCGGCGGCGATTGCCTGGAACGATCGTATGCAGGCTGTTCGCGAGGGCTGTGAAGCGGCAATAAAGGCGCTCAAGAAAGACGGCACGCTAACTTCCGACTACTCCACGAACCAAGCAACGGACATTTTGTGGACAATGCTTTCCGTGCGCAATTGGGAACAGCTCACGGGCGGCTGCGGCTGGCCGCAGAAGCGCTATGTCGATACGATGAAGCTTCTTGCCCGGCGAACGCTTGTCGCCGAATAA
- a CDS encoding aldehyde dehydrogenase family protein: protein MDLDSIFAALDLQPDCRQGGDRAVFTPIDGSEIARVTSDDAASAARKVAAAEAAFVAWRAVPAPRRGELIRLLGEELRTHKEALGRLVTLESGKILQEGMGEVQEMIDICDFAVGLSRQLYGLTIASERPGHRMMETWHPLGVCAVISAFNFPVAVWSWNFALAIVCGDPVVWKPSEKTPLTALACQRLFERAAGRFDGELPENLLQVLIGGKEVGAALVDDKRVALVSATGSCVMGREVAPRVAARFGRTLLELGGNNAMIVAPSADLALAERAVTFSAVGTAGQRCTSLRRLIAQDKIADDLVARLKVVYAGVPIGSPLDDGVLLGPLMDARAFDAMQVALTRARNEGGTVPGGERVLQADYPQGFYVTPAIAEMPGQTAIVAEETFAPILYVMRYGTFEEAIAMHNGVPQGLSSCIFTNDMREAERFLSSEGSDCGIANVNIGPSGAEIGGAFGGEKETGGGRESGTEAWKGYMRRATNTINYSSDLPLAQGITFGSG, encoded by the coding sequence ATGGATTTGGACAGCATATTCGCCGCCCTCGACCTACAGCCGGACTGCCGCCAAGGCGGCGATCGGGCGGTCTTTACGCCCATAGACGGCAGCGAAATCGCCCGCGTGACGAGCGATGACGCTGCCTCGGCCGCTCGCAAGGTCGCCGCCGCGGAAGCCGCCTTCGTTGCCTGGCGCGCGGTGCCGGCGCCGCGCCGCGGTGAATTAATCCGCTTGCTGGGCGAAGAATTGCGCACTCACAAGGAGGCGCTCGGGCGACTGGTGACGCTAGAGAGCGGCAAGATCCTTCAGGAAGGCATGGGCGAAGTGCAGGAGATGATCGATATTTGCGACTTCGCGGTCGGTCTGTCGCGCCAACTATACGGCCTAACCATCGCCTCGGAACGGCCCGGTCACCGGATGATGGAAACCTGGCACCCGCTCGGCGTCTGCGCCGTGATCAGCGCATTTAATTTTCCCGTCGCGGTGTGGTCATGGAATTTTGCTCTCGCCATCGTGTGTGGCGACCCGGTGGTGTGGAAGCCCTCGGAAAAGACGCCGCTCACCGCTCTTGCCTGCCAACGTCTGTTCGAACGCGCCGCCGGGCGCTTCGACGGCGAACTGCCAGAGAATCTGCTGCAGGTTCTGATCGGCGGCAAGGAAGTTGGCGCGGCGTTGGTGGATGACAAGCGGGTGGCCTTGGTGAGCGCTACGGGGAGCTGCGTGATGGGTCGGGAAGTAGCGCCCCGGGTCGCGGCGCGCTTCGGCCGCACGCTGTTGGAACTCGGTGGCAACAACGCCATGATCGTCGCACCAAGCGCAGATTTGGCGCTGGCCGAGCGGGCAGTCACCTTTAGTGCTGTCGGCACTGCCGGACAGCGCTGTACTTCGCTGCGCCGGCTGATCGCACAGGACAAAATCGCCGACGACTTGGTGGCGCGCTTAAAGGTGGTCTATGCCGGCGTTCCGATCGGCTCGCCGCTCGACGATGGCGTGTTGCTTGGACCGCTCATGGATGCGCGGGCCTTTGATGCCATGCAAGTGGCGTTGACGCGTGCGCGTAACGAAGGCGGCACGGTACCCGGTGGCGAACGGGTGCTCCAGGCGGACTATCCGCAGGGTTTTTACGTCACCCCGGCGATTGCCGAAATGCCAGGGCAAACGGCAATCGTCGCCGAGGAAACCTTCGCGCCAATTCTTTACGTCATGCGCTATGGCACTTTTGAAGAAGCGATTGCCATGCATAACGGGGTGCCACAGGGGCTATCGTCCTGCATCTTCACCAATGATATGCGCGAGGCGGAGCGCTTTCTGTCTTCGGAAGGCAGCGATTGCGGCATCGCCAATGTCAATATTGGCCCGAGCGGCGCCGAAATCGGTGGCGCCTTCGGCGGCGAGAAGGAAACGGGCGGCGGGCGCGAATCCGGTACCGAAGCCTGGAAGGGTTACATGCGCCGCGCCACCAATACCATCAACTACTCATCGGACCTACCGTTGGCGCAAGGCATCACATTCGGCAGCGGCTGA
- a CDS encoding DMT family transporter, which produces MHASLGLSLLMLLALGALWGSITAMAKVITMAGVPALGYAFWQTSGAAVILLAVCLARGRPPPISKAHLRHYVVVGALGSAIPTTNLFYALSNLPTGIVALVITTVPLFTYLLSLAARLEGFDWRRAMGIGLGFAGALLVLLPAGSLPRPDMIPFVILAFLSPFFYSLNSVYAMKFHPPQMDSMHVATGMMMTSSLMLLPASLATDTFHPLWRSFALADGLILVHMVLAALTFHMYFVLLRRAGPVYFSQVALIVTLVAVGWGVVLFDERHSLWIWAALALVFAGVAMVNLRHKFQAARNGAKP; this is translated from the coding sequence GTGCACGCCTCGCTTGGGTTGTCGCTGTTGATGTTGCTCGCGCTCGGGGCTCTCTGGGGCAGCATCACTGCAATGGCCAAGGTCATCACCATGGCGGGTGTGCCGGCACTGGGCTATGCGTTCTGGCAGACCTCTGGCGCGGCGGTTATTCTGTTGGCCGTTTGCCTGGCGCGCGGCCGGCCGCCCCCTATTAGCAAGGCGCATCTCCGCCACTATGTCGTCGTCGGAGCCCTGGGGAGTGCAATTCCGACGACCAATTTGTTTTATGCGCTGTCCAATCTGCCGACCGGGATCGTCGCGCTGGTGATTACCACTGTGCCGCTGTTTACCTATTTGCTTTCGCTTGCCGCCCGGTTAGAAGGCTTTGATTGGCGCCGTGCAATGGGTATTGGCCTTGGTTTCGCAGGCGCGTTGCTGGTGCTTCTGCCGGCCGGCAGCCTACCGCGCCCGGATATGATTCCTTTCGTCATTTTGGCTTTTTTGTCGCCGTTTTTCTATTCGCTCAATTCTGTCTATGCGATGAAATTTCATCCGCCTCAAATGGATTCGATGCATGTCGCCACCGGCATGATGATGACCTCCAGCCTGATGCTGTTGCCTGCGTCGCTCGCAACCGACACCTTTCATCCGCTGTGGCGGAGTTTCGCTTTAGCCGACGGCCTGATCCTGGTGCATATGGTTTTGGCGGCGCTCACCTTTCATATGTATTTTGTCCTGTTGCGTCGCGCCGGCCCGGTCTATTTCAGCCAAGTCGCCCTCATCGTCACGCTCGTGGCAGTCGGGTGGGGCGTGGTGCTGTTCGACGAGCGGCATAGTCTGTGGATATGGGCCGCATTGGCGTTGGTGTTTGCCGGCGTGGCCATGGTCAATTTGCGCCACAAATTCCAAGCTGCCAGAAACGGCGCAAAGCCCTAA
- a CDS encoding spore maturation protein: protein MNGIFFALVLISFATAAVRHLPWLAGAEGGAVPMDVLGQAMIASASDAVTLAIGLVGVMALFLGLMKVAERGGLLVIIARLVRPMMVRLFPEVPPEHPAMGAMILNMSANALGLGNAATPFGIRAMQQLDKLNPVKGTASNAMILFLAINTSSVTLLATGVIALRAASGSENPAGIVPTTLVATICSTATAIIVAKLCIRWFPPATAEPPQAGKAALAEASTTDEFDDLGGVAEGQEIGDGEQLERATARPYPAYVSYLVLSGIAGFIPLTVFYGREIAPWIIPGLMLLLLGFGMARRVRIYEVFVEGAREGFQVAFRIIPYLVAILVAVGMFRASGALEYIIAPIGRVTEHIGMPAEALPMALLRPLSGSGAYGILASIINDPNTGPDSYTGYLVSTLQGSTETTFYVLAVYFGAVQIRRIRYALIPALSADLVGIIAAVAIVSLMYG, encoded by the coding sequence TTGAACGGAATTTTCTTCGCCCTCGTCCTCATTTCCTTCGCAACCGCGGCGGTGCGGCACCTGCCGTGGCTGGCCGGCGCTGAAGGCGGCGCGGTGCCGATGGACGTGTTGGGACAGGCGATGATCGCCTCGGCCAGCGACGCCGTCACTCTCGCCATCGGCTTGGTCGGCGTGATGGCGCTATTTCTCGGCTTGATGAAGGTCGCCGAACGCGGCGGCCTGTTGGTGATCATCGCCCGCCTAGTCCGCCCGATGATGGTGCGGCTTTTTCCCGAGGTGCCGCCCGAGCATCCGGCGATGGGCGCCATGATCCTCAATATGTCGGCTAATGCGCTGGGTCTCGGCAACGCTGCAACGCCCTTCGGCATCCGCGCGATGCAGCAGTTAGATAAATTGAACCCAGTTAAGGGCACGGCGAGCAACGCCATGATTCTCTTTCTCGCGATTAACACGTCGAGCGTAACTTTGCTGGCGACAGGAGTGATTGCGCTCCGCGCCGCCTCGGGCTCGGAAAATCCCGCCGGCATCGTGCCAACCACACTTGTCGCCACGATCTGCTCGACCGCCACAGCGATCATCGTCGCCAAGCTCTGCATCCGCTGGTTTCCGCCCGCCACAGCGGAACCGCCACAGGCGGGAAAAGCGGCCCTGGCGGAGGCTTCCACTACGGATGAATTTGATGACCTTGGTGGCGTGGCGGAGGGCCAGGAAATCGGCGACGGAGAGCAACTAGAGCGCGCCACCGCCCGCCCCTATCCTGCTTATGTCTCCTATTTGGTTCTCAGCGGGATCGCCGGCTTCATTCCGCTCACGGTTTTTTACGGCCGTGAAATCGCGCCCTGGATTATTCCCGGCCTGATGCTGTTGCTGCTCGGCTTCGGCATGGCGCGCCGGGTGCGCATCTATGAAGTGTTTGTCGAAGGTGCGCGCGAGGGCTTTCAGGTGGCGTTCCGGATCATTCCTTATCTCGTGGCGATCCTGGTGGCGGTCGGCATGTTCCGCGCGAGCGGCGCCTTGGAATACATCATCGCGCCGATCGGCAGAGTGACAGAGCATATCGGCATGCCTGCGGAAGCCCTTCCCATGGCGCTGTTGCGCCCGCTCTCAGGATCGGGCGCCTACGGTATTTTGGCGTCAATCATCAACGATCCAAATACCGGTCCGGACAGCTATACCGGCTATCTGGTCTCCACCCTTCAGGGCTCGACCGAAACCACGTTTTATGTGCTCGCGGTTTATTTTGGCGCGGTGCAAATCCGTCGCATCCGCTACGCGCTGATTCCCGCGCTATCCGCCGATTTGGTCGGCATAATCGCCGCGGTGGCTATCGTTTCACTGATGTATGGATGA
- a CDS encoding NAD(P)H-binding protein produces the protein MAMNDDMNNPTRSKSPTLVLGGTGKTGRRVVERLTRRGVPTRIASRAGDPSFDWGNRRSWDAMLEGATAAYVNYAPDLAIQGATDDIRVFVEKAVAHGVQRLVLLSGRGEQEAQLCERMVQDSGIEWTVVRASWFNQNFSEGAFLDMVLAGEITLPAGEVGEPFVDVNDIADVAVAALTEDSHVGQIYEVTGPRLLSFADAVEEIARASGRELRYSQIPQEAFAAGIAKSGAPDDIQWLLNYLFSTVLDGRNAFVCDGVRRALGREPKDFAEYARQIADSGVWKVAA, from the coding sequence ATGGCCATGAATGACGATATGAACAACCCCACTCGATCTAAGTCACCCACGCTCGTTCTCGGAGGGACCGGCAAGACCGGCCGCCGCGTTGTAGAGCGGCTCACACGTCGCGGCGTGCCGACACGTATCGCGTCTCGGGCCGGCGACCCGTCCTTCGACTGGGGCAATCGGCGTAGCTGGGACGCAATGCTCGAAGGCGCGACGGCAGCGTATGTCAACTATGCCCCCGACCTCGCCATCCAAGGCGCGACGGATGACATCCGCGTCTTTGTCGAAAAAGCCGTGGCGCATGGGGTCCAACGTCTGGTTCTCCTGTCCGGCCGCGGAGAACAGGAAGCACAACTATGCGAACGCATGGTCCAGGACTCGGGCATTGAGTGGACCGTCGTACGCGCAAGTTGGTTTAACCAAAATTTCTCCGAAGGCGCGTTTCTCGACATGGTATTGGCCGGCGAGATTACGTTACCCGCCGGAGAAGTCGGGGAGCCGTTTGTCGACGTTAACGATATAGCCGATGTCGCAGTCGCCGCGTTGACCGAGGACAGTCATGTCGGCCAAATCTACGAGGTCACCGGACCCCGACTCCTGAGCTTTGCGGACGCAGTGGAAGAGATTGCCCGAGCTAGCGGACGCGAGCTCCGATATAGCCAAATTCCGCAGGAGGCCTTTGCGGCGGGTATTGCCAAATCTGGCGCGCCCGATGACATTCAGTGGCTGCTGAATTACCTGTTTTCCACCGTGCTCGATGGTCGGAACGCCTTTGTGTGCGACGGCGTCCGTAGAGCGTTGGGGCGGGAGCCGAAAGACTTCGCAGAATATGCCCGCCAGATCGCTGATTCGGGCGTTTGGAAGGTGGCGGCATGA